In a genomic window of Streptomyces sp. NBC_01231:
- a CDS encoding RICIN domain-containing protein — translation MSFGRTSLTHWIRPVVVQALILSLALAGLVAMGGGRTPSADLGRTGPVAVTTNQVAVPPAPMGWASWNTFASSIDSNTIKAQADALVSSGMAAAGYKYVNLDDGWWQGARDSNGKIVTDESLFPGGMKAMADYIHSKGLKAGIYTDAGKQGCGYYFPTTRPAAPNTGSEGHYQQDMQTFQEWGFDFVKIDWCGGNAEGLDQETTYKAISAANDAAAAITGHKLVLSLCEWGTGNPWNWGAGTAPMWRTSTDIILHGASPSTANMLANFDKALHPSSQHTGYYNDPDMLMVGLNGFTAAQNRTHMSLWAISGAPLIAGNDLTTMSSTTAAILNNPELIAIDQDARGLQGVKVAEDTKGLQVYSKVLSGTGKRAVLLLNRTSSAAPITARWADMGLTTASASVRNVWTATDAGSSATSYTTSVPAGEAVLLTVSGTEAAGTTYEAESSSNTLAGAAANAPCANCSNGSLVGWIGNSSANTLTFNNVNASASGVKLATIGYVNGDSTARKATLQVNGQQPTVVSFPPTGSWTTPGTVSVLVGMAKGSTNTLKFSNSTGWAPNLDAVLLQDIAGTNGNEIIGVGSNRCLDLAKNTITNGTQPVFWDCVGGHNQTFTSTSRGELVVYGNKCLDADNSGTANGTKVIIWDCTGGTNQKWTVNTNGTITNNLSGLCLDAVNGGTANGTKIDLWTCNGGTNQKWTLN, via the coding sequence ATGTCATTCGGGAGAACCTCCCTGACCCACTGGATAAGGCCTGTCGTCGTCCAGGCGTTGATCCTCAGCCTGGCTCTCGCCGGGCTTGTGGCCATGGGCGGTGGCCGGACACCGTCGGCGGACCTCGGCCGGACCGGGCCGGTCGCGGTGACCACCAACCAGGTCGCGGTTCCGCCGGCACCGATGGGCTGGGCCTCCTGGAACACCTTCGCCAGCAGCATCGACTCCAACACCATCAAGGCTCAGGCCGATGCGCTTGTCTCGTCCGGCATGGCCGCCGCCGGCTACAAGTACGTCAACCTCGACGACGGCTGGTGGCAGGGCGCCCGCGACAGCAACGGCAAGATCGTCACCGACGAGAGCCTGTTTCCCGGCGGCATGAAAGCCATGGCCGACTACATCCACAGCAAGGGCCTGAAGGCAGGGATCTACACCGACGCGGGCAAGCAGGGCTGCGGCTACTACTTCCCCACGACCAGGCCCGCGGCGCCCAACACCGGCAGTGAGGGCCACTACCAGCAGGACATGCAGACCTTCCAGGAGTGGGGCTTCGACTTCGTCAAGATCGACTGGTGCGGCGGCAACGCGGAAGGCCTCGACCAGGAGACCACGTACAAGGCGATCAGCGCCGCCAACGACGCCGCGGCCGCGATCACCGGCCACAAGCTGGTCCTGTCGCTCTGCGAATGGGGCACCGGCAACCCCTGGAACTGGGGCGCGGGCACGGCCCCGATGTGGCGCACCAGCACCGACATCATCCTCCATGGCGCCAGCCCCTCCACGGCCAACATGCTGGCCAACTTCGACAAGGCGCTGCACCCGTCCTCCCAGCACACCGGGTACTACAACGACCCCGACATGCTGATGGTCGGCCTGAACGGCTTCACCGCCGCCCAGAACCGCACCCACATGAGCCTGTGGGCGATCTCCGGCGCCCCGCTGATAGCAGGCAACGACCTCACCACCATGAGCTCCACCACCGCGGCGATCCTCAACAACCCCGAGCTCATCGCCATCGACCAGGACGCCCGCGGCCTCCAGGGCGTCAAGGTCGCCGAGGACACCAAGGGCCTGCAGGTCTACAGCAAGGTCCTGTCCGGCACCGGCAAGCGTGCCGTGCTGCTGCTCAACCGCACCTCCTCCGCCGCCCCCATCACCGCCCGCTGGGCCGACATGGGACTGACCACGGCCTCCGCGTCCGTGCGCAACGTATGGACGGCGACCGACGCGGGCAGCTCCGCGACGAGCTACACCACCAGCGTCCCGGCCGGCGAAGCGGTGCTGCTCACCGTCTCCGGAACCGAGGCCGCCGGCACCACCTACGAGGCGGAGTCCTCCTCCAACACCCTTGCCGGCGCCGCCGCCAACGCCCCCTGCGCGAACTGCTCCAACGGCTCGCTGGTCGGCTGGATCGGCAACAGCTCCGCCAACACCCTGACGTTCAACAACGTCAACGCCTCAGCCTCCGGCGTGAAGCTCGCCACCATCGGCTACGTCAACGGTGACAGCACCGCCCGTAAGGCGACGCTCCAGGTCAACGGCCAGCAGCCCACGGTGGTCTCGTTCCCGCCGACCGGCTCCTGGACCACTCCCGGCACCGTTTCCGTGCTGGTCGGCATGGCCAAGGGCTCCACCAACACCCTGAAGTTCTCCAACAGCACCGGCTGGGCGCCCAACCTCGACGCCGTCCTCCTTCAGGACATCGCGGGCACCAACGGCAACGAGATCATCGGGGTCGGCTCCAACCGCTGCCTCGACCTCGCCAAGAACACCATCACCAACGGAACCCAGCCCGTCTTCTGGGACTGCGTCGGCGGACACAACCAGACCTTCACGTCCACGTCACGCGGCGAGCTCGTGGTCTACGGCAACAAGTGCCTCGACGCCGACAACAGCGGCACCGCCAACGGCACGAAGGTCATCATCTGGGACTGCACCGGCGGCACCAACCAGAAGTGGACCGTCAACACCAACGGCACCATCACCAACAACCTGTCCGGCCTCTGCCTCGACGCCGTCAACGGCGGCACCGCCAACGGGACGAAGATCGACCTGTGGACGTGCAACGGCGGGACCAACCAGAAGTGGACTCTCAACTGA